DNA from Bdellovibrionales bacterium:
AAGGTTGTTGTCCAAAAGATTTCCCCCAGAATTTAAATAATCTTTGCGTGCAGATCGGTGGTCCTGATTTGAGCAATAAATTCTTTTTTTTCTGGACAGCTTTTTCGGACGCGGGCTCCATGCCCTCGCCCGTTTTTCCGACAGGAAGTCGGAAATCGCGTCACGCTAACGGGAGGTCCTCAAAAACTCTCCAGAAAAAAAGAATTTATTGCTCAAATCAGGAGAGCCAGCCGAGGTGTACAATCAGATGGATTGTGGCTGCGGTCAAGGCTCCAGCGAGCATGTCATCGAGGAGGCTGCCGAAGGCTCCGGGTGTGTTTTTGTCGACCCAGGAGATGGGGAAAGGTTTTAGGATGTCGTAAAATCGAAATAGGAGGAAGCCTGCTGTTAAAATTGGCAGTGTTAGTGGTAAAAATAAAAATGATAAGTATATGCCTGCGATTTCATCAATGACGACGGTGGGGTCGTCGTGCTCGTGGTTTTTTTCGTAAACGTAAATGGTGATGTAGGCGAGGATGGTGAGAGCGATGGTGATTAAATAGTGGGCAGAGGTGAAGTAGACCAGGATCATCGCGAGGGCGCTGCCCCAGGTGCCGGGAGCAGGGCGGATGTAGCCGACACCGAGGCCGGTGGCGATCCATTTGCTGATGCTGTTTATCGCGGTTGATGTAGACAACGGGCCTCCGATTTTTGATACTACTAGGAGTGGAACATACCTTTAACGAAATTCTCACTCAAGCTGCAGCGGTTAACGCGAGCGACATCCATCTCAAAGTGGGCGTCGTTCCGGTCATTCGTCGTTTTGGGTTGTTGAAGCCACTTTATCCTTCGAAGAAACCACTTTCTGCCGAAGATATGGAAGAGCTGATCACTCAGGCTCTGACGCCGGATGAAGTGGCCGATCTCGTCACTGAAAAAGAAATCGATAAAGGTTACGAAATTCCTGATGTGGGTCGCTTTCGTATGAATATCTTTCGCCAGCGCGGAACCACTCGCTTTGTGGTTCGTTTTATCACGAAGCAAGTTCCAGCTCTCGATTCTCTCGCGCTTCCTCACGTGGTTAAAACTCTCGCGGAGTCGGAGCGTGGACTTGTTCTAGTGACTGGGGTGACGGGTTGTGGGAAATCGACGACTCTCGCTTCGATGATTAATCATATCAATCAGACGGCGAACAAACATATTATTACTCTCGAAGATCCCATTGAATATTATATTAAGGACCGAAAGAGCATTATTTCTCAGAGAGAATTGGGCATTGATATGAATTCCTTTGCGAACTCTTTGAGAGCTACATTGCGGCAAGATCCGGATGTGATTTTTGTCGGTGAGATGCGCGATCGCGAAACGATTGAGACCGCGTTGATCGCCGCAGAGACGGGGCATCTTGTGTTCTCGACCTTACACACTTTAGATTCGCGCGAGACCATTAACCGAATACTATCGCAATTCCCTTCGGAGCAGCAGGGACAGATTCGCCGACAGCTGGCCAATGTTCTGCGGGCGGTGATCAGTCAAAGATTGATCATGCGGAAAGATGGAAACGGCCTG
Protein-coding regions in this window:
- a CDS encoding phosphatidylglycerophosphatase A: MSTSTAINSISKWIATGLGVGYIRPAPGTWGSALAMILVYFTSAHYLITIALTILAYITIYVYEKNHEHDDPTVVIDEIAGIYLSFLFLPLTLPILTAGFLLFRFYDILKPFPISWVDKNTPGAFGSLLDDMLAGALTAATIHLIVHLGWLS
- a CDS encoding PilT/PilU family type 4a pilus ATPase, encoding MEHTFNEILTQAAAVNASDIHLKVGVVPVIRRFGLLKPLYPSKKPLSAEDMEELITQALTPDEVADLVTEKEIDKGYEIPDVGRFRMNIFRQRGTTRFVVRFITKQVPALDSLALPHVVKTLAESERGLVLVTGVTGCGKSTTLASMINHINQTANKHIITLEDPIEYYIKDRKSIISQRELGIDMNSFANSLRATLRQDPDVIFVGEMRDRETIETALIAAETGHLVFSTLHTLDSRETINRILSQFPSEQQGQIRRQLANVLRAVISQRLIMRKDGNGLVPACEILVNNQRIKEMIEDPERSNQILDAIETSAKETGMRSFDQSLIHLVLDGHVSLEEALKYTSQTENFKLKVKGIQSGVDSDWDENIEAKSKVEMKWDDHDDLSLDEGYVQKPKK